From Aerosticca soli, a single genomic window includes:
- the rhuM gene encoding RhuM family protein produces MQSADQVIIYDGAEARVEVRLDRETVWLTQEQMAALFGRERSVITKHIRNVFAEGELEEKSNVQNLHIAGSDKPVRFYNLDVIISVGYRVKSQQGTRFRQWATGVLREHLTRGFSLDRQRFERNAAELEAALALVRKAAAGEALTLDEGRGLVDVIARYTQTFLWLQRYDEGLLEEPPGSPGGVLPSLEEARAAIARLKADLMARGEASDLFGRERGDAFAAILGNLEQTVFGEPAYPSIETKAAHLLYFVIKNHPFADGNKRTAAFLFVDFLARNGRLMRGGEPVINDVGLAALALLVAESDAKNKDVMIRLIENMLAQPASRGA; encoded by the coding sequence ATGCAGTCTGCCGACCAAGTCATCATCTACGACGGCGCCGAGGCGCGGGTCGAAGTGCGGCTGGACCGCGAGACGGTTTGGCTCACGCAAGAGCAGATGGCCGCGCTGTTTGGGCGTGAACGCTCGGTCATCACCAAGCACATCCGCAATGTGTTCGCCGAAGGCGAGCTGGAAGAAAAAAGCAATGTGCAAAATTTGCACATTGCTGGCTCGGACAAGCCGGTACGGTTCTACAACCTCGATGTGATCATCTCCGTTGGCTACCGGGTCAAGTCGCAGCAGGGCACGCGCTTTCGCCAATGGGCCACCGGCGTGCTGCGCGAGCACCTGACACGCGGTTTTTCGCTTGACCGCCAGCGCTTCGAGCGCAACGCCGCCGAGCTGGAAGCCGCGCTTGCGCTGGTGCGAAAGGCCGCCGCGGGCGAGGCACTCACCCTCGACGAGGGGCGCGGGCTGGTGGACGTGATCGCCCGCTACACACAGACGTTCCTCTGGCTGCAACGCTACGACGAAGGGCTGCTTGAGGAGCCGCCGGGCAGCCCGGGCGGGGTGCTGCCTTCGCTGGAAGAAGCCCGCGCGGCCATCGCGCGCCTGAAAGCCGACCTGATGGCGCGCGGTGAAGCGTCCGACCTGTTCGGCCGCGAGCGCGGGGACGCCTTCGCCGCCATCTTGGGCAATCTGGAGCAGACCGTGTTCGGCGAGCCGGCGTATCCCAGCATCGAAACCAAGGCCGCGCACCTGCTGTATTTCGTCATCAAAAACCACCCGTTTGCGGATGGCAACAAACGCACCGCGGCGTTTTTGTTCGTGGATTTTTTGGCGCGCAACGGCCGCCTGATGCGCGGCGGCGAGCCGGTGATCAACGACGTGGGGCTCGCCGCGCTGGCGCTGCTGGTGGCGGAATCGGACGCCAAGAACAAGGACGTGATGATCCGCCTGATCGAAAACATGCTGGCTCAACCCGCCAGCAGAGGAGCGTAA
- a CDS encoding type I restriction endonuclease subunit R, translated as MAYLPEAELEQALLDQLRALGYAVEREEDIGPDGHRPERESHDEVVLKARLERAVERLNPALPVAARHDAIRRVTQAELPNLLEENRRLHRLLTEGVDVEYDADDGALTAAKVRLIDFDDPANNDWLAVNQFVVINGQTQRRPDVVVFVNGLPLAVVELKAPGSAQASVAGAFNQLQTYKQDIPQLFHTNAILIASDGLTARVGSLSADFERFMPWRTTDGTRIAPKGTPELPTLVEGVFEPQRLLALLRHFTVFCERGDGPVKLIAGYHQFHAVRKAVASTLRASRHNWQAEDPAAYGLPSVANQPPGDRKAGVIWHTQGSGKSLLMAFYAGMLIEHPAMANPTLVVITDRNDLDDQLFATFSQCRDLLRQTPVQAQDREHLRALLNRASGGVIFTTLQKFSPAVDEANVATLTDRSNVVVIADEAHRSQYGFRARVAGKTGEIAYGFAKYLRDALPCASFIGFTGTPIETDDVNTPAVFGHYIDVYDISRAVEDGATVPIYYESRLARIELDEDEKPKIDAEIEALLEDEDEPSAERAKQKWATVEALVGADRRLALLAADLVQHFEDRVAALDGKAMIVCMSRRICVKLYDQIVKLRPDWHSDDDAQGAIKIVMTGSAADPPQWQKHIGNKARRDLLAKRIKDPADPLRLVIVRDMWLTGFDAPCLHTLYLDKPMRGHGLMQAIARVNRVFRDKPAGLIVDYIGIAQNLKSALAQYSRPDQDQTGIDEAEAVAVLLEKVEIVRAMFHGFDYRTGLAGTPAERLAMMAGAIDWMLARQQQWAAAEATPDGKKQALRRFADAVLALSKAFALAASADEARAIREEVGFFQAIRAALVKTADGAGSARPDRDLAIQQIVSRAVVSTEIVDILAAAGIKSPDISILSDEFLAEVQQLQKKNLALEALRKLLGDSIRSRSRTNVVETRAFSERLQGAIARYHSNALTTAEVLQALIELARDIRAARSRGEESGLSDEEIAFYDALAENESAVQVMGDDKLRVIAHELLMSLRDNVTVDWAHRQAARARLRVLVKRILRKYGYPPDLQDAAVQTVLAQAEALSASWELSARAPVAPPV; from the coding sequence ATGGCCTATCTGCCGGAAGCCGAACTCGAGCAGGCACTGCTCGACCAGCTGCGCGCGCTGGGCTATGCCGTCGAGCGCGAGGAGGACATCGGCCCGGACGGTCATCGCCCCGAGCGCGAGAGCCATGACGAGGTGGTGCTCAAAGCGCGCCTGGAGCGGGCGGTCGAGCGCCTCAATCCCGCGCTGCCCGTGGCAGCGCGCCACGACGCCATCCGGCGCGTGACGCAGGCCGAGCTGCCGAATCTGCTGGAAGAGAACCGCCGGCTGCATCGTCTGCTGACCGAAGGCGTGGACGTGGAGTACGACGCCGACGACGGCGCGCTCACCGCGGCCAAGGTGCGCCTGATCGACTTCGATGACCCGGCCAACAACGACTGGCTGGCGGTGAACCAGTTCGTGGTGATCAACGGGCAGACCCAGCGGCGGCCGGACGTGGTGGTGTTCGTCAACGGCCTACCGCTGGCGGTGGTCGAGCTGAAAGCGCCGGGCAGCGCCCAGGCCAGCGTGGCGGGCGCCTTCAACCAGTTGCAGACCTACAAGCAGGACATTCCGCAGCTGTTCCACACCAACGCGATCCTGATCGCCTCCGACGGCCTCACGGCGCGGGTGGGGTCGCTGTCGGCCGATTTCGAGCGCTTCATGCCCTGGCGCACCACCGACGGCACGCGCATCGCGCCCAAGGGCACGCCGGAGCTGCCGACGCTGGTGGAGGGCGTGTTCGAGCCGCAGCGCCTGCTGGCGCTGCTGCGCCATTTCACGGTGTTTTGCGAGCGCGGCGACGGGCCGGTCAAGCTCATCGCTGGCTACCACCAGTTCCACGCGGTGCGCAAGGCGGTGGCCTCAACGCTGCGCGCCAGCCGCCACAACTGGCAGGCCGAGGACCCGGCCGCCTACGGCCTGCCGAGCGTGGCGAACCAGCCGCCGGGCGACCGCAAGGCCGGGGTGATCTGGCATACGCAAGGTTCCGGCAAGAGCCTGCTGATGGCTTTCTACGCCGGCATGCTGATCGAGCATCCGGCCATGGCCAACCCGACGCTGGTGGTCATCACCGACCGCAACGACCTGGACGACCAGCTGTTTGCCACCTTTTCGCAGTGCCGCGACCTGCTGCGCCAGACGCCGGTGCAGGCGCAGGACCGCGAACATCTGCGCGCGCTGCTGAACCGCGCCTCGGGCGGGGTGATCTTCACCACGCTGCAGAAGTTCTCGCCGGCGGTGGACGAGGCCAACGTTGCCACGCTCACGGATCGGTCCAACGTGGTGGTGATCGCCGACGAGGCACACCGCAGCCAGTACGGCTTCCGCGCCCGGGTAGCCGGCAAGACCGGCGAGATCGCCTACGGCTTTGCCAAGTACCTGCGCGATGCGCTGCCCTGCGCCTCGTTCATCGGCTTCACCGGCACGCCCATCGAAACGGACGACGTGAACACGCCGGCGGTGTTCGGCCACTACATCGACGTCTACGACATCAGCCGCGCGGTGGAAGACGGCGCCACGGTGCCGATCTACTACGAATCGCGCCTGGCACGCATCGAGCTGGACGAGGACGAGAAGCCGAAGATCGACGCCGAAATCGAAGCGCTGCTGGAGGACGAGGACGAACCGAGCGCCGAGCGCGCCAAGCAGAAATGGGCCACCGTCGAGGCGCTGGTGGGCGCCGACAGGCGTCTTGCCCTGCTGGCGGCCGACCTGGTGCAGCACTTCGAAGACCGCGTGGCAGCGCTGGACGGCAAGGCGATGATCGTGTGCATGAGCCGGCGCATCTGCGTCAAGCTCTACGACCAAATCGTCAAGCTGCGCCCGGACTGGCACAGCGACGACGACGCCCAGGGCGCCATCAAGATCGTGATGACGGGTTCGGCGGCCGATCCGCCGCAGTGGCAGAAACACATCGGCAACAAGGCGCGGCGCGATCTGCTCGCCAAGCGGATCAAGGACCCGGCCGACCCGCTCAGGCTGGTGATCGTGCGCGACATGTGGCTGACCGGCTTCGACGCGCCCTGCCTGCACACCCTGTACCTCGACAAGCCCATGCGCGGCCACGGCCTGATGCAGGCCATCGCCCGCGTGAACCGGGTGTTCCGCGACAAGCCGGCCGGGTTGATCGTGGACTACATCGGCATCGCCCAGAACCTCAAATCGGCGCTCGCGCAGTATTCCCGGCCCGATCAGGACCAGACCGGCATCGACGAGGCCGAGGCGGTGGCGGTGCTGTTGGAGAAGGTCGAGATCGTGCGCGCCATGTTCCATGGCTTCGACTACCGCACGGGCCTTGCCGGCACGCCGGCCGAGCGCCTGGCGATGATGGCCGGCGCCATCGACTGGATGTTGGCCCGGCAGCAGCAGTGGGCGGCGGCGGAAGCCACGCCCGACGGCAAAAAGCAGGCGCTGCGGCGCTTTGCCGATGCCGTGCTGGCGCTTTCCAAGGCGTTTGCGCTGGCGGCGAGCGCGGACGAGGCGCGCGCCATCCGCGAGGAGGTCGGCTTCTTTCAGGCGATTCGTGCCGCGCTGGTCAAGACGGCCGACGGCGCCGGCAGCGCCCGCCCGGACCGGGACCTGGCCATCCAGCAGATCGTCAGCCGCGCCGTGGTGTCCACCGAGATCGTCGACATCCTGGCCGCGGCCGGCATCAAGAGCCCGGACATCTCCATCCTGTCCGACGAGTTCCTGGCCGAAGTGCAGCAGCTGCAGAAAAAGAACCTGGCGCTGGAGGCGCTGCGCAAGCTGCTGGGTGACAGCATCCGTTCCCGCAGCCGCACCAACGTGGTCGAGACCCGCGCCTTCAGCGAGCGGCTGCAAGGCGCCATCGCGCGCTATCACAGCAATGCGCTCACCACCGCCGAGGTGCTGCAGGCGCTGATCGAACTCGCCCGCGACATCCGTGCGGCACGCAGCCGCGGCGAGGAATCGGGACTTTCCGACGAGGAAATCGCCTTCTACGACGCGCTGGCCGAGAACGAATCGGCCGTGCAGGTGATGGGCGACGACAAGCTGCGCGTGATCGCCCACGAGCTGCTGATGTCCCTGCGCGACAACGTCACCGTGGACTGGGCGCACCGCCAAGCCGCCCGCGCCCGCCTGCGCGTGCTGGTCAAGCGCATCCTGCGCAAGTACGGCTACCCGCCGGACCTGCAGGATGCCGCCGTGCAGACCGTGCTGGCGCAGGCCGAGGCGCTGTCGGCCAGCTGGGAGCTCTCGGCACGAGCGCCCGTCGCGCCTCCGGTTTAG
- a CDS encoding restriction endonuclease subunit S: MAGEWQMVRLGDYVDSNLGKMLDANKNKGVPRPYLGNSNVRWGSFELNDLALMKFEEGEEERYGIRDGDLIVCEGGEPGRCAVWREQVPDMKIQKALHRIRPKDGLNNYYLFYWFMLAGRAGWLEPFFTGTTIKHLTGKALSELKVPLPPIEEQRAIAHILGTLDDKIENLRRQNETLEAMARALFKAWFVDFEPVRAKIEGRWRRGEMLPGLPAHLYDLFPDRLVESELGEIPEGWERVTLGDIAEHPRRNIQPDAIDPDTPYIALEHMPKHSIALSDWGFASGIESNKFAFRKSEILFGKLRPYFHKVGVAPINGVCSTDIVVIAPKERYEFAFVLGLVSSDQFVEFTSAGSTGTKMPRTSWTDMARYETVRPPKSIAALFTETIQPTIERIITSIHESRTLAHLRDTLLPKLISGELRVKDAEAFLERAGA; encoded by the coding sequence TCGGGAAGATGCTCGATGCGAATAAAAACAAAGGAGTCCCTCGCCCATACCTTGGAAACAGCAATGTCCGCTGGGGCTCATTCGAGCTCAACGATTTGGCATTGATGAAATTTGAAGAAGGCGAAGAGGAACGTTACGGAATTCGCGATGGAGATCTGATTGTTTGTGAAGGGGGCGAACCGGGCCGTTGCGCAGTCTGGCGGGAACAGGTTCCCGACATGAAGATTCAGAAGGCCTTGCACCGAATCAGGCCGAAAGATGGTCTGAATAATTACTACTTGTTCTATTGGTTCATGTTGGCGGGACGCGCAGGGTGGTTGGAACCGTTCTTCACGGGAACGACCATCAAGCACCTGACAGGAAAGGCTCTAAGCGAGCTGAAAGTGCCGTTGCCGCCCATCGAAGAACAACGCGCCATCGCCCATATCCTCGGCACGCTGGACGACAAGATAGAAAACCTGCGCCGCCAGAACGAAACCCTGGAGGCCATGGCCCGCGCCCTGTTCAAGGCGTGGTTCGTGGACTTCGAGCCAGTGCGCGCCAAAATCGAAGGCCGCTGGCGCCGCGGCGAGATGCTCCCCGGCCTGCCCGCGCACCTCTACGACCTTTTCCCCGACCGGCTCGTCGAATCGGAGTTGGGGGAGATTCCGGAGGGGTGGGAGCGGGTGACGCTAGGCGATATCGCTGAGCACCCGCGTCGCAATATCCAACCTGACGCAATCGATCCAGATACTCCATACATTGCACTCGAACACATGCCGAAGCACTCCATCGCTTTGTCTGACTGGGGATTTGCCTCAGGAATCGAAAGCAACAAGTTTGCATTCAGAAAAAGCGAGATCTTGTTCGGAAAACTCCGGCCGTATTTCCACAAGGTCGGCGTTGCACCGATTAATGGTGTTTGTTCCACAGATATCGTAGTCATCGCACCGAAAGAACGCTATGAGTTCGCTTTCGTTTTGGGATTGGTTTCGAGTGACCAGTTCGTCGAGTTTACAAGTGCCGGATCGACAGGTACCAAAATGCCGCGCACGAGTTGGACGGACATGGCCCGATATGAAACCGTGCGCCCGCCAAAATCTATAGCAGCTTTGTTCACCGAAACAATTCAGCCAACGATTGAAAGAATCATCACTAGCATTCACGAATCCCGCACCCTCGCCCACCTCCGCGACACCCTCCTGCCCAAACTCATCTCCGGCGAGTTGCGGGTGAAGGATGCCGAAGCCTTTTTGGAGCGCGCTGGGGCATGA